One region of Immundisolibacter sp. genomic DNA includes:
- a CDS encoding calcium-binding protein — protein MATIYGTEWNDFKAGGWGNDTIYGYGGDDLLNGGGGDDTIYGGSGVDIITGYWGNDTLYGGADNDFVYGGNGNDILYGDDGLDTEAGG, from the coding sequence ATGGCAACGATATACGGTACTGAGTGGAACGATTTCAAGGCTGGCGGTTGGGGCAACGACACGATCTACGGCTATGGAGGCGATGATCTCCTGAACGGCGGCGGCGGTGATGACACTATTTACGGTGGCTCCGGGGTCGACATCATCACCGGATATTGGGGCAACGATACGCTTTATGGCGGGGCTGACAACGATTTCGTCTACGGTGGAAATGGCAACGACATTTTATACGGGGACGACGGCCTCGACACTGAGGCGGGTGGT